The genomic DNA CCGACATTCACTTCGACTACAAGATCGCGTTGCGCGTAGCCGAGCTGGGTGTGGACTGCCTGCGGATCAACCCGGGCAACATCGGTCGTGAAGACCGCGTGCGTGCCGTGGTCGATGCCGCCCGTGACCGCGGGATCCCGATCCGCATCGGCGTCAACGCCGGCTCGCTGGAAAAAGACCTGCAAAAGAAATACGGCGAGCCGACCCCGGCCGCGCTGGTCGAGTCCGCCTTGCGTCACGTTGAACACCTCGAACGCCTGAATTTCCAGGACTTCAAGGTCAGCGTGAAGGCTTCCGACGTGTTCATGGCCGTTGAAGCCTACCGCTTGCTGGCGAAAGAAATTGTCCAGCCGCTGCACCTGGGCATCACCGAAGCCGGTGGATTGCGTTCGGGCACAGTGAAATCCGCCGTGGGCCTAGGTATGCTGCTCGCCGAGGGGATTGGCGATACTATCCGCATCTCGCTGGCGGCCGACCCGGTCGAGGAAGTGAAGGTCGGTTACGACATTCTCAAGTCTTTGCATCTGCGTTCCCGTGGCATCAACTTCATCGCCTGCCCGAGCTGCTCGCGGCAGAACTTCGATGTGGTCAAGACCATGAACGAGCTGGAAGGGCGTCTTGAAGACCTGCTGGTGCCGCTGGATGTCGCGGTGATCGGTTGTGTGGTCAACGGCCCCGGTGAAGCCAAGGAAGCCCATATCGGCTTGACCGGCGGCACGCCAAACCTGATTTATATCGACGGCAAGCCGTCGCAGAAACTGACGAATGACAATCTGGTGGACGAGCTGGAAAGGCTGATCCGCCAGAAAGCGGCCGAGAAGGTCGAAGCTGACGCAGCGGTTATCGCGCGCGGCTGAGCTGACTGAACGCCGAACGAATTTAAGGATTTAAAGTGAGCAAGTCTCTGCAAGCCATTCGTGGCATGAATGACATCCTGCCCGAACAGACCCCGCTGTGGCGTTATCTGGAGGGCACTGTGGCGCGTCTGCTGGATAACTACGGTTACAAGCAGATCCGCATGCCGATCGTCGAATTCACCGAGCTGTTCAAACGCTCGATCGGTGAAGTGACCGACATCGTCGAAAAAGAGATGTACACCTTCGAAGACCGCAACGGCGACTCCCTGACCCTGCGCCCGGAAGGCACCGCGGCGTGCGTGCGTGCGGTGCTCGAGCACGGCATCACCGGCGGTGGCCAGGTGCAGAAACTCTGGTACATCGGCCCGATGTTCCGTCACGAGCGCCCGCAGAAAGGCCGTTATCGCCAGTTCCACCAGATCGGTCTGGAAGTGTTCAACCTCGACGGTCCGGACATCGATGCCGAACTGATCATCATGACCTGGCGCCTGTGGGGCGAGCTGGGTATCCGTGATGCGGTCAAACTCGAACTGAACAGCCTCGGCACCAGCGAGTCCCGTGGTCGTTATCGTGAAGCGCTGGTCGAGTACCTCTCGGCGCACCACGACAAGCTCGACGAAGACAGCCAGCGTCGTCTGAAAACCAACCCGCTACGCGTGCTCGACACCAAAAATGCCGACACCCAGGCCGTGCTGGTCGATGCGCCGAAGATGGCGGATTACCTCGACGACGAGTCCCGTGCTCACTTCGAAGGCCTGAAGGCTCGTCTGGATGCTGTTGGCATTCCTTACGTGCTTAACCCGAAACTTGTTCGCGGCCTCGACTACTACAGCAAAACCGTTTTCGAATGGGTCACCGACAAGCTCGGCGCCCAGGGCACTGTGTGCGCGGGCGGCCGTTACGACGGTCTGGTCGAGCAAATGGGCGGCAAGCCGACCACAGGCGTCGGTTTCGCCATGGGCATCGAACGTCTGGTGCTGATGCTCGAAACCCTGGAGCAGATCCCGGAAGAAATCTCCCGTCAGGTCGATGTCTACCTCTGCGCCTTCGGTGAAGAAGCCGAGCTGGCCGGTCTGGCTCTGGCCGAACGGGTACGCGATCAACTTCCAAACCTGCGTCTGCAAGTCAATGCTGGCGCCGGCAGTTTCAAAAGCCAGTTCAAGAAAGCCGACAAGAGCGGTGCGTTGTACGCACTGATCCTGGGTGACGACGAAATGGCCCAGCAAGTGGTAGGTTTCAAACCCCTGCGTGGCCAGGGCGAACAACAAAGCATTGC from Pseudomonas baetica includes the following:
- the hisS gene encoding histidine--tRNA ligase; translated protein: MSKSLQAIRGMNDILPEQTPLWRYLEGTVARLLDNYGYKQIRMPIVEFTELFKRSIGEVTDIVEKEMYTFEDRNGDSLTLRPEGTAACVRAVLEHGITGGGQVQKLWYIGPMFRHERPQKGRYRQFHQIGLEVFNLDGPDIDAELIIMTWRLWGELGIRDAVKLELNSLGTSESRGRYREALVEYLSAHHDKLDEDSQRRLKTNPLRVLDTKNADTQAVLVDAPKMADYLDDESRAHFEGLKARLDAVGIPYVLNPKLVRGLDYYSKTVFEWVTDKLGAQGTVCAGGRYDGLVEQMGGKPTTGVGFAMGIERLVLMLETLEQIPEEISRQVDVYLCAFGEEAELAGLALAERVRDQLPNLRLQVNAGAGSFKSQFKKADKSGALYALILGDDEMAQQVVGFKPLRGQGEQQSIAWDALAAHLATCVVQG
- the ispG gene encoding flavodoxin-dependent (E)-4-hydroxy-3-methylbut-2-enyl-diphosphate synthase, with the translated sequence MHGESPIKRRESRKIWVGNVPVGGDAPIAVQSMTNSDTNDVAATVAQINRLEAAGVDIVRVSVPDMDAAEAFGRIKQLVKVPLVADIHFDYKIALRVAELGVDCLRINPGNIGREDRVRAVVDAARDRGIPIRIGVNAGSLEKDLQKKYGEPTPAALVESALRHVEHLERLNFQDFKVSVKASDVFMAVEAYRLLAKEIVQPLHLGITEAGGLRSGTVKSAVGLGMLLAEGIGDTIRISLAADPVEEVKVGYDILKSLHLRSRGINFIACPSCSRQNFDVVKTMNELEGRLEDLLVPLDVAVIGCVVNGPGEAKEAHIGLTGGTPNLIYIDGKPSQKLTNDNLVDELERLIRQKAAEKVEADAAVIARG